The following proteins come from a genomic window of Denitromonas sp.:
- a CDS encoding GmrSD restriction endonuclease domain-containing protein: MSERLFKEVNYTLGVLLNEIQLGVIGLPDIQRPFVWANAKVRDLFDSMYKGYPVGYFLFWQTGADDVGTKGIGQEAKQKAPSLLIVDGQQRLTSLYAVVMKEPVLRENFEHEHIRIAFNPLKGEFAVPDATTEKQPEFISDISQVFGRPTHKTINEYVKRLSAAREADGETLSDEDEERVAEAIGRLAGLTNFPFVALELTQAANEEQVADVFVRINSEGKKLNQSDFILTLMSVHWDEGRTDLERFSVATRKPLAGNGPSPLNPIFQPEPDQLLRVDVGVAFRRGRLEHVYSILRGKDLRTGEFSPERRGEQFERLKAAQAQVLNPTHWADFLNVVRAAGYRNLRYVSSEGALIFAYQLYLIGRTACGVEPYALKQAVARWLFMSLLTGRYTSSPESQYESDLKLLPEVNDPDAFVKALGDVEAATLTDDFWAKSLPLALATSASRGPSLFAYYASLVLCEARALFSKGKVADLLDPPAIGNKKPLERHHLFPKRYLQKLGVSDIRDTNQIANYALVEWDDNIAISDIAPKDYWPTYASRFADTELKDMMHWHALPEGWQEMDYQGFLVARRPLVAQVIKQGYLKLLGKA; encoded by the coding sequence ATGAGCGAGCGCCTGTTCAAGGAAGTGAATTACACGCTTGGCGTGCTGCTGAACGAAATCCAGCTGGGCGTCATCGGCTTGCCCGACATTCAGCGCCCCTTTGTGTGGGCCAACGCCAAGGTGCGTGACCTTTTCGATTCCATGTACAAGGGCTACCCGGTTGGGTACTTCCTGTTCTGGCAGACTGGCGCGGACGACGTCGGCACCAAGGGCATTGGTCAGGAGGCAAAGCAGAAGGCACCGTCGCTGCTCATTGTCGACGGTCAGCAGCGACTGACCTCGCTCTACGCCGTCGTAATGAAGGAGCCTGTGCTGCGGGAGAACTTTGAGCACGAACACATCCGGATTGCGTTCAATCCGCTCAAGGGCGAGTTTGCAGTTCCTGATGCCACAACCGAAAAGCAGCCCGAGTTCATCAGTGACATCTCCCAGGTCTTCGGGCGACCGACCCACAAGACCATCAACGAATACGTCAAGCGTCTGAGCGCTGCGCGCGAAGCCGATGGTGAGACGCTGAGTGACGAAGACGAGGAGCGAGTGGCCGAGGCCATTGGCCGTCTGGCGGGCCTGACCAACTTCCCTTTCGTCGCCCTTGAACTCACCCAGGCCGCCAATGAGGAGCAGGTGGCCGACGTCTTCGTACGCATCAACAGCGAGGGAAAGAAGCTCAACCAGTCGGACTTCATCCTGACTCTGATGTCTGTCCATTGGGATGAAGGGCGCACTGACCTTGAACGTTTCAGCGTGGCGACGCGCAAGCCGCTTGCCGGCAATGGACCCAGCCCGCTTAACCCCATCTTCCAGCCCGAGCCTGACCAACTGCTACGGGTCGACGTGGGGGTCGCATTCAGGCGCGGCCGCCTGGAGCATGTGTATTCGATTCTGCGAGGCAAAGACTTGCGTACGGGCGAGTTCAGCCCGGAGCGTAGGGGCGAGCAGTTCGAGCGGCTGAAGGCTGCACAGGCTCAGGTACTCAATCCTACCCATTGGGCGGATTTTCTCAACGTCGTGCGCGCTGCCGGCTACCGGAACCTGAGGTATGTGAGCTCCGAGGGGGCGCTTATCTTTGCCTATCAGTTGTACCTGATAGGCCGCACAGCCTGCGGTGTCGAGCCCTATGCGCTCAAACAGGCCGTTGCGCGATGGCTCTTCATGTCACTGCTCACCGGGCGGTACACCAGTTCACCCGAATCGCAGTATGAGTCTGACCTCAAGCTGCTTCCCGAGGTCAATGACCCGGATGCCTTCGTGAAGGCCTTGGGGGATGTGGAGGCGGCGACGCTGACAGATGACTTCTGGGCCAAATCGTTGCCGCTGGCACTGGCGACTTCGGCAAGCCGGGGGCCGAGCCTGTTTGCCTATTACGCGTCTCTGGTGCTGTGCGAGGCGCGGGCGCTGTTTTCCAAGGGGAAGGTGGCCGACCTTCTCGACCCGCCCGCGATTGGCAACAAGAAGCCGCTCGAGCGCCACCACCTGTTTCCGAAGCGATATCTCCAAAAACTTGGAGTGTCAGACATTCGCGATACGAACCAGATTGCGAACTATGCCCTGGTTGAATGGGACGACAACATTGCGATTTCGGATATTGCGCCCAAGGACTACTGGCCGACGTACGCGAGCCGGTTCGCTGACACGGAGCTCAAGGACATGATGCACTGGCATGCGCTACCAGAAGGTTGGCAGGAGATGGATTATCAAGGCTTTCTGGTGGCGCGGCGGCCGCTGGTGGCCCAAGTTATCAAGCAAGGCTACTTGAAGCTGCTGGGCAAGGCATAG
- a CDS encoding replication initiation protein encodes MSSLTDLIVDRLPRRPYCTDNLERGLIIRPASIAVEKSHLQLNPAYVRHWLVFDVDIPLAAIAWETANLPAPNWIAVNPVNTHAHYGYLLEVPVITAPAGRDKPLRYAAAIESAFRLGLKADPRYSGLVSKNPLHGQWKTWFIHDRAYSLEELADWVTLPKPSRLSEENVGLGRNVTLFDHLRSWSYSMVRTYKSADANQELWARALLHEAEGLNSRFATPLAFPEVRAVAKSVAKWTWRRFSLEAFSSLQRSRAQKRWSQPRPASVERSAPWERLGVSRRTYYNRKKAGTLPLDCCTDAISDNSGGGASEVRLEH; translated from the coding sequence ATGAGCTCCCTGACCGACCTTATTGTAGATAGACTCCCCCGACGCCCGTATTGCACCGACAATCTTGAGCGCGGACTCATCATCCGACCCGCGAGCATCGCAGTCGAGAAAAGCCACCTCCAGCTCAACCCGGCCTACGTCCGCCATTGGCTAGTATTTGACGTCGACATTCCGCTTGCAGCGATTGCCTGGGAGACCGCCAACCTCCCGGCCCCCAACTGGATTGCCGTCAATCCGGTCAATACGCATGCTCACTACGGCTACCTGCTTGAGGTGCCCGTCATCACCGCGCCCGCTGGCCGTGACAAGCCGCTGCGCTACGCAGCGGCGATTGAGTCGGCATTCCGGCTCGGCCTGAAAGCGGACCCGCGTTACTCAGGGCTTGTGAGCAAAAATCCCCTTCATGGACAGTGGAAGACCTGGTTCATCCACGACCGCGCGTATTCGCTCGAAGAACTGGCCGACTGGGTCACCCTGCCCAAGCCCTCGCGCCTGTCCGAAGAGAACGTCGGCCTCGGACGAAATGTGACGCTGTTCGACCACCTACGGAGTTGGTCGTACAGCATGGTGCGCACGTACAAGAGCGCTGACGCGAATCAGGAGCTGTGGGCGCGCGCGCTGCTCCACGAGGCCGAGGGGCTGAACTCACGCTTCGCTACGCCTCTGGCCTTCCCCGAGGTTCGGGCCGTCGCGAAATCGGTCGCCAAGTGGACTTGGCGCCGCTTCAGTCTCGAAGCGTTCAGCAGCCTGCAGCGAAGCCGGGCGCAGAAGCGGTGGAGCCAGCCACGCCCCGCTTCGGTCGAACGTTCGGCACCTTGGGAGAGGCTGGGCGTCTCTAGGCGGACGTACTACAACCGAAAGAAGGCTGGCACCCTGCCCCTGGACTGTTGCACTGATGCCATATCAGATAACAGCGGCGGCGGGGCGAGCGAGGTACGCCTTGAGCACTGA
- a CDS encoding DNA-binding protein, whose amino-acid sequence MARRLADDELVAQTAETILSEGGEPSIKAVQSRIGGGSYTTVKRSLDAWRENRSMAGAAAQTMPPELQGRAQEFAGAIWSAATRLANEKTQQLEEQARAKVAAARAELATALSEVERLEHIETTQSGTIEQLHQQQRHLELELAEARASAGRVKALEQALASSQAETAKKAEEAARLRGESESLRTQLKELIAALAAAGHTSAKTGGASNKTS is encoded by the coding sequence ACGCAGACTCGCCGACGACGAACTCGTCGCACAAACCGCTGAAACCATCCTGTCCGAGGGTGGAGAGCCATCCATCAAGGCCGTCCAGTCGCGCATTGGCGGCGGCTCCTACACGACTGTGAAGCGCAGTCTCGATGCGTGGCGCGAGAACAGAAGCATGGCTGGCGCAGCAGCTCAAACAATGCCTCCCGAGCTGCAGGGGCGCGCCCAGGAGTTCGCCGGCGCTATCTGGTCGGCTGCTACGCGCTTGGCAAACGAGAAGACCCAACAACTCGAGGAGCAGGCACGGGCCAAGGTTGCAGCGGCTCGGGCTGAACTCGCAACTGCGCTCTCAGAAGTCGAGCGACTCGAACACATCGAGACCACACAGAGCGGCACCATCGAGCAACTGCACCAGCAACAGCGTCACCTTGAGCTTGAGTTGGCAGAGGCCCGGGCGAGCGCAGGCCGCGTCAAAGCGCTCGAACAGGCGCTTGCGTCGAGCCAGGCAGAGACGGCAAAGAAAGCCGAAGAAGCCGCACGCCTGCGCGGCGAGTCGGAGTCGCTGCGCACTCAACTGAAGGAACTCATCGCCGCCCTCGCTGCAGCAGGGCATACGAGTGCCAAGACGGGAGGTGCGAGCAACAAGACAAGCTAA
- a CDS encoding HNH endonuclease: MAGRFAYPAHEALQVIDGALAAELGIHRFDTPSRSKAQLFGMGGPLGRQFAIVLGNTDVTTGYHPAKQTRLLFERCELPNLPGIDVCIEPYQGSRIRMQQDSKLATPNQVSCLVADETAMVALLRWYAGRANPALGSLALARTRVAKAADDAGFDLEVVEEGGWMVFRSTAFPARLGIALRDSENYSVGLSEEAIGLRVEDEFGIVPSAERSPWAVCFEVVAGYEKLYALIQRIAAVARALGQEGLRDFAKLKAQATSTTEVMREAVQRVGQDLFRRTLIQYWAGKCAVTGLDMVELLRASHIKPWAKCQTDEERLDVFNGLLLAPHLDALFDKGLVTFSDEGVMYRSPLLSEAQIETLGLNVGDFRPLALSEAHRQYLAWHRAHVFRSYAAGVV; this comes from the coding sequence ATGGCAGGTCGTTTTGCGTATCCGGCTCATGAGGCTCTCCAGGTTATTGATGGTGCGCTGGCTGCAGAGCTTGGTATCCATAGGTTCGACACGCCGAGTCGAAGCAAGGCGCAGCTTTTCGGAATGGGCGGTCCGCTTGGGCGCCAGTTTGCAATCGTTCTGGGTAACACAGACGTTACGACCGGTTACCACCCGGCAAAGCAGACGCGCCTACTCTTCGAGCGGTGTGAGCTACCCAATCTCCCTGGCATCGACGTATGTATTGAGCCATACCAAGGGTCTCGCATCAGGATGCAGCAGGATTCCAAACTGGCAACACCCAATCAGGTCTCCTGCTTGGTTGCCGACGAAACGGCCATGGTGGCGCTTTTGCGTTGGTATGCGGGGCGAGCCAACCCTGCGCTTGGCTCCCTGGCGCTTGCGCGGACACGTGTTGCGAAGGCTGCGGACGATGCGGGGTTTGACTTGGAAGTGGTGGAAGAAGGGGGTTGGATGGTGTTTCGCTCCACTGCCTTCCCGGCACGCTTGGGCATTGCGCTACGTGATTCGGAAAACTACTCGGTCGGGCTGAGCGAGGAGGCTATCGGCCTTCGCGTGGAGGATGAGTTCGGTATCGTGCCGTCCGCAGAGCGTAGCCCGTGGGCAGTCTGTTTCGAGGTGGTGGCTGGCTACGAGAAACTGTACGCGCTCATTCAGCGAATTGCCGCGGTTGCGCGTGCGCTCGGCCAGGAAGGGCTCAGGGACTTCGCGAAACTCAAAGCCCAAGCAACCAGCACGACCGAGGTGATGCGCGAAGCGGTGCAGCGTGTGGGGCAGGACCTCTTTCGCCGCACGCTTATTCAGTACTGGGCCGGGAAGTGCGCGGTGACCGGCCTTGACATGGTGGAACTCCTACGCGCGTCTCACATAAAACCGTGGGCAAAGTGCCAAACCGATGAGGAGCGTCTCGACGTGTTCAACGGTTTGTTGCTGGCGCCACATCTGGATGCGCTGTTCGACAAGGGCTTGGTGACCTTCTCAGACGAGGGTGTGATGTACCGCTCTCCCCTGCTGTCAGAGGCGCAGATTGAAACGTTGGGCCTCAATGTCGGTGACTTTCGGCCGCTTGCCCTGTCAGAAGCCCATCGACAGTATCTGGCTTGGCATCGCGCCCATGTGTTCAGGTCCTACGCTGCGGGCGTGGTGTGA